A single genomic interval of Cydia splendana chromosome 10, ilCydSple1.2, whole genome shotgun sequence harbors:
- the LOC134794263 gene encoding death-associated inhibitor of apoptosis 1-like: MTRGQDECGMRAPPAGASVPPHPRYNTEADRLRTFKDWPKSMKQKPEELAEAGFYYIGQSDKTKCFYCDGSLKDWEEDDVPWEVHARWLGGWVCLPTVQFVKILVDLHRLVPGKMNASTQCGNLAVVLGIHTDELSSKMYVVIVTFVTYSPILQVSNH, encoded by the coding sequence ATGACTAGAGGGCAGGACGAGTGCGGCATGCGCGCGCCGCCCGCCGGCGCCAGCGTGCCCCCGCACCCGCGCTACAACACCGAGGCCGACCGCCTCCGCACCTTCAAAGACTGGCCCAAGAGCATGAAGCAGAAGCCCGAGGAGCTCGCCGAGGCCGGCTTCTACTACATCGGCCAGAGCGACAAGACCAAGTGCTTCTACTGCGACGGCAGCCTCAAGGACTGGGAGGAGGACGACGTCCCGTGGGAGGTACACGCGCGGTGGTTGGGCGGCTGGGTTTGCCTACCCACAGTACAATTTGTGAAGATCTTGGTAGATCTTCACAGGCTGGTGCCTGGTAAAATGAATGCTAGCACACAATGTGGAAATCTTGCAGTAGTTTTAGGTATTCATACTGATGAATTATCAAGTAAAATGTATGTAGTCATTGTAACATTTGTAACATATTCACCAATCTTGCAAGTGTCAAATCATtaa
- the LOC134794260 gene encoding nucleolar protein 16 has product MKIKKQHRKKKFLHKLNRKRMHLKQRSTGQVNCKTLKEAWDMKKSTLRNLKEMGLANDPNKAIKIPNYKQEQLKRAKKIVNQEESSESEEDTEVNIIPKKEVVERLEKEARAPRERRFMLPKGQVEYLTYLLDKYGHDYKAMARDKKNFYQETWKQIRAKMKTFMGIPKQYGEYLQARGLLDKEIDEKELQEQAKALVMDD; this is encoded by the exons ATGAAGATTAAAAAGCAGCATCGTAAAAAGAAGTTCCTTCACAAACTAAATCGCAAAAGAATGCATCTTAAACAACGCAGTACTGGTCAAGTAAATTG TAAAACTCTTAAGGAAGCCTGGGACATGAAAAAGTCGACACTTCGTAATCTTAAAGAGATGGGACTTGCGAATGATCCTAATAAAGCGATAAAAATTCCGAATTACAAACAGGAACAGTTAAAACGGgctaaaaaaattgtcaaccaGGAGGAATCGTCCGAATCGGAAGAAGATACTGAAGTGAATATAATTCCTAAAAAAGAAGTTGTGGAAAGATTAGAAAAAGAAGCCCGAGCACCAAGGGAAAGAAGATTCAT GTTACCCAAAGGCCAAGTGGAATACCTCACATATTTATTAGACAAATATGGCCATGACTATAAAGCAATGGCCAGAgacaagaaaaacttttatcaaGAGACCTGGAAGCAAATTCGGGccaaaatgaaaacatttatggGGATCCCAAAACAATATGGAGAGTATTTGCAAGCTAGAGGGTTGTTGGACAAAGAGATTGATGAGAAGGAATTGCAGGAACAGGCAAAAGCATTGGTTATGGATGATTAG